A window of the Deinococcus aquiradiocola genome harbors these coding sequences:
- a CDS encoding diguanylate cyclase: MTLPGLPQLSTLPGRAAFETALGAAVQAGRAFLLLVADLDELKLINDLHGHPVGDEAIYRLATALQEAAQGDVYAFGGDELAVIVQPDPDQALRRVQAALTSWRTAPLLTAPTVAVTASVGAARFPLDATTARGLYDVADRRMYTAKRSGGGRLETRDSGTSPPDTRGPRRLLEREAHQEIIGLLVQHGGAAEFLGPPGSGLSALLDYAARLCRLGRRRVLTLRYLPALTLRDEPWLHAGTLDGEPLSSLDGLHDTPPDVVLLDLKAPPDPAFMAALTPALTAARTVLSFGRPLPSWVRGDVASISVEPLSREASSRVLRQVWNLGPQPLPPLPEWAYTLCGGWPWRLRQLARMLAHDAQRRHQDLPEYLAQLDDTVRNRARRRLERTRPDLPADVHPLRGRLGELGDALTRLGPGTTVTLTGPSGRGKTRLARQVAAEIPSSGLDLACWLDAHQTASPERVTAALAGLLDLPALDLPALQAQLAPMNLLLVLDDVRPGSGVPDMLETLRLICPGLQLLLTAQAPLGLPSEQVLQLGPLPSDGAGSAAARLARTVAPDLSDAISTRLAQYSGGEAFDLVLLARTAALHPEADWIMPEADGQERPGGVTYTWTRFSEAERRVLSMLSALEGPVDVLAVQRLTGASDLLVGALLHQGHLQGQGVYRVPQLVARLGRQAFETRPAWRRELTRALLTEAQARLTGTAVKVGPAAVSDLRRTTTESILRTLVRFPLGPAVNALLERIADAWLNEGRALAAWELLEPLLDRRGVSVALRVGTARVLQALGDHARAETLLRRTLKHARHGVDRQSALLAYGRVLHRRSKYPQAAQVFRDLVPDLPPHLRAQALHQWARAMLYLGQPDEALAVAGTAVTEAQDTRTEGMARNTLALVLVQLGRTQDARTEFGRADLLLSSVNDTAQVALNLTGLAWTLMLQDEHLQALQHNERLLRLYRDGNARWELANTFLNVGHSHARLGHGAAARSAYGHALSLTAELDAPSLEAEALGGVADLLWREGRTQRASRLYAAAQVHPGHNAEFEMFFAHLRALPCPAHVPTWAEIRAELQQELTPDIPSRPPDNQVVL, from the coding sequence ATGACGTTGCCGGGCCTGCCCCAACTCTCCACCCTGCCGGGCCGCGCCGCCTTCGAAACCGCCCTCGGCGCGGCCGTACAGGCCGGACGCGCGTTCCTGCTGCTCGTCGCGGACCTCGACGAACTGAAGCTCATCAACGACCTGCACGGCCACCCGGTCGGTGACGAGGCCATCTACCGGCTCGCGACCGCCCTGCAGGAGGCCGCGCAGGGCGACGTGTACGCCTTCGGCGGCGACGAACTCGCCGTGATCGTGCAGCCCGACCCTGATCAGGCCCTCCGGCGCGTCCAGGCCGCCCTGACCTCCTGGCGGACCGCGCCGCTCCTCACGGCCCCGACCGTGGCTGTCACGGCGAGCGTCGGCGCGGCCCGCTTCCCGCTGGACGCCACCACGGCACGCGGCCTGTACGACGTGGCCGACCGCCGCATGTACACCGCCAAACGCAGCGGCGGGGGCCGACTCGAAACGCGCGACAGCGGCACCTCCCCACCGGACACGCGCGGCCCGAGGCGCCTGCTGGAACGCGAGGCACACCAGGAGATCATCGGTCTGCTCGTTCAGCACGGGGGCGCCGCCGAATTTCTCGGTCCGCCTGGCAGCGGCCTGAGCGCCCTGCTCGACTACGCCGCGCGGCTGTGCCGGCTCGGCCGCCGACGCGTCCTCACGCTGCGCTACCTGCCCGCCCTGACGCTCAGGGACGAACCCTGGCTGCACGCGGGCACCCTGGACGGCGAACCGCTGTCCAGTCTGGACGGCCTGCACGACACTCCGCCGGACGTGGTGCTGCTGGACCTGAAGGCACCGCCGGACCCGGCGTTCATGGCGGCCCTCACACCCGCCCTCACCGCTGCACGGACGGTCCTCAGCTTCGGTCGCCCCCTGCCGAGCTGGGTACGGGGAGACGTCGCATCGATCAGCGTCGAACCGCTCAGCCGCGAAGCGAGCAGCCGTGTCCTGCGGCAGGTGTGGAACCTGGGACCGCAGCCGCTGCCGCCCCTGCCGGAATGGGCGTACACCCTGTGCGGCGGCTGGCCGTGGCGACTGCGCCAGCTCGCCCGGATGCTCGCCCACGACGCCCAGAGACGCCACCAGGACCTCCCGGAGTACCTGGCGCAGCTGGACGACACGGTCCGCAACCGTGCGAGGCGCCGCCTGGAACGGACCCGACCCGACCTGCCCGCCGACGTTCATCCGCTGCGCGGCCGACTCGGCGAGCTCGGGGACGCCCTCACGCGGCTCGGGCCAGGCACGACCGTCACCCTGACCGGACCGAGCGGGCGCGGCAAGACGAGGCTCGCGCGTCAGGTGGCCGCCGAGATCCCGAGCAGCGGCCTCGACCTCGCCTGCTGGCTGGACGCACACCAGACCGCCTCCCCGGAACGCGTGACGGCCGCCCTCGCAGGCCTGCTGGACCTCCCCGCCCTTGACCTGCCTGCCCTGCAGGCGCAGCTCGCCCCGATGAACCTGCTGCTCGTGCTGGACGACGTCCGCCCCGGCAGTGGGGTCCCGGACATGCTGGAGACACTCCGGCTCATCTGCCCGGGCCTGCAGCTGCTGCTGACGGCTCAGGCGCCACTCGGCCTGCCGTCCGAGCAGGTCCTGCAGCTCGGCCCGCTGCCCAGCGACGGGGCCGGAAGCGCCGCCGCCCGCCTCGCGCGTACCGTCGCACCGGACCTTTCGGACGCGATCAGCACGCGCCTCGCACAGTACAGCGGCGGTGAGGCCTTCGACCTCGTGCTGCTGGCACGCACCGCCGCCCTCCACCCTGAAGCCGACTGGATCATGCCGGAAGCGGACGGGCAGGAGCGGCCCGGCGGCGTCACATACACCTGGACGCGCTTCAGTGAAGCGGAACGGCGCGTGCTGTCGATGCTGAGCGCGCTCGAAGGCCCCGTCGACGTGCTCGCCGTCCAGCGCCTGACCGGCGCGAGCGACCTGCTGGTGGGCGCCCTGCTCCACCAGGGCCACCTGCAGGGCCAGGGCGTCTACCGCGTCCCGCAGCTCGTGGCGAGGCTCGGCCGACAGGCCTTCGAGACCCGGCCTGCCTGGCGGCGCGAACTGACCCGCGCCCTGCTCACGGAAGCCCAGGCACGGCTCACCGGCACGGCCGTGAAGGTCGGTCCAGCCGCCGTGTCGGACCTGCGGCGCACCACCACCGAGAGCATCCTGCGGACCCTGGTGCGTTTCCCCCTCGGCCCGGCCGTGAACGCGCTGCTCGAACGGATTGCGGACGCCTGGCTGAACGAAGGACGCGCGCTGGCGGCCTGGGAACTGCTCGAACCACTGCTGGACCGCCGGGGCGTGAGCGTGGCACTCCGCGTCGGGACCGCACGGGTGCTTCAGGCGCTCGGCGACCACGCACGCGCCGAGACGCTGCTGCGCCGTACGCTGAAGCACGCCCGGCACGGAGTGGACCGGCAGTCTGCGCTCCTCGCGTACGGCCGCGTACTGCACCGCCGCAGCAAGTACCCGCAGGCCGCGCAGGTCTTCCGGGACCTCGTGCCGGACCTGCCGCCCCACCTCAGGGCGCAGGCGCTGCACCAGTGGGCCCGCGCCATGCTGTACCTGGGCCAGCCGGACGAGGCACTCGCGGTGGCAGGCACCGCCGTCACCGAGGCGCAGGACACCCGTACCGAAGGCATGGCGCGCAACACCCTGGCGCTGGTGCTCGTGCAGCTCGGCCGCACGCAGGACGCGAGGACGGAGTTCGGCCGGGCGGACCTCCTCCTCTCCTCGGTGAACGACACGGCACAGGTCGCCCTGAACCTCACCGGTCTCGCCTGGACCCTGATGCTGCAGGACGAGCATCTCCAGGCGCTGCAGCACAACGAACGCCTGCTGCGCCTGTACCGCGACGGCAACGCCCGCTGGGAACTGGCCAACACCTTCCTGAACGTCGGTCACTCGCACGCCCGACTCGGACACGGCGCGGCCGCCCGCAGCGCCTACGGTCACGCCCTGAGCCTCACCGCTGAACTCGACGCGCCCTCCCTCGAAGCGGAAGCGCTCGGCGGTGTGGCGGACCTGCTGTGGCGCGAGGGACGGACGCAGCGTGCGTCCCGTCTGTACGCGGCGGCCCAGGTGCACCCCGGACACAATGCCGAATTCGAGATGTTCTTCGCGCATCTGCGCGCCCTCCCCTGCCCGGCGCATGTCCCCACGTGGGCGGAGATCCGGGCTGAACTGCAGCAGGAACTCACGCCGGACATCCCCTCTCGGCCGCCCGACAATCAGGTTGTGCTTTGA
- a CDS encoding S8 family peptidase, with product MTLRNFPRLHARHPALTLSLLTAVLVGCGGTETPDPSGSATLSGTVNLPAAVSLSLAAPSGMPDWSRPHVPGRVLVTGTAPQTGALSTLSLNGQQVTAQAVPGTPWQAAVTPAAQSDEGYAAQLASAGYTVQPDYLYSALTLPNDPGFPGGKGVTVNGSAQTQAYLTRINAASGWQTLQDAAQSLGGAKVAVLDTGADLAHPDLAGRLLNGYDFGDQDSDPSEDATSDAGHGTGTTGLIAALSNNGVGISGLTWTGQTVLPVKVFSGTAASTSALTAGLNYAVQQGARVVNMSLGLIGSNPDPALGSAIQAAAQADVLMVAAAGNTAGDGLYYPAADPNVVAVGALGDSDDLACYSARPRSGDKALDFVAPGGNAGTGTSNCYSYSGTQVLTLTTTRNGSYTLEAGTSEAAPLVTGAAALVRAARPDLSAAQVLGVLRNSARTVAGGKLLDVGAAVNLAKVAAAGAARPYTLTVTALQNGQSVKTFSSAGTLTATQSAVPYSLSGVPVGSVTLQSTLTVNGLAYSGSVNISAVQDQGGVTIGTR from the coding sequence ATGACCCTACGGAACTTTCCGCGCCTGCACGCCCGCCACCCGGCACTGACGCTGTCCCTGCTCACGGCCGTCCTGGTCGGCTGTGGCGGCACCGAGACCCCCGACCCCAGCGGGTCCGCCACCCTGTCCGGAACGGTGAATCTTCCGGCGGCCGTCAGCCTGTCTCTGGCCGCACCTTCCGGCATGCCGGACTGGTCGCGGCCGCACGTGCCGGGCCGTGTCCTCGTCACCGGGACGGCGCCCCAGACCGGTGCACTGTCAACCCTGAGCCTGAACGGGCAGCAGGTCACGGCGCAGGCCGTGCCGGGCACGCCCTGGCAGGCCGCCGTCACACCTGCCGCGCAGTCGGACGAGGGCTATGCCGCGCAACTCGCGTCGGCCGGCTACACGGTGCAGCCCGACTACCTGTACTCCGCCCTGACGCTCCCCAACGACCCCGGCTTCCCGGGCGGCAAGGGGGTCACCGTCAACGGGAGCGCCCAGACGCAGGCGTACCTGACGCGCATCAACGCCGCGAGCGGATGGCAGACCCTGCAGGACGCGGCGCAGTCACTGGGCGGGGCGAAGGTCGCGGTGCTCGACACGGGCGCGGACCTGGCCCATCCGGACCTCGCCGGGCGTCTGCTCAACGGGTACGATTTCGGCGATCAGGACAGCGATCCTTCGGAAGACGCCACCAGCGACGCCGGGCACGGCACCGGCACCACCGGTCTGATTGCCGCCCTCAGCAACAACGGGGTCGGCATCAGCGGTCTGACGTGGACGGGGCAGACGGTGCTGCCTGTCAAGGTCTTCTCCGGCACGGCGGCGTCCACGAGCGCCCTGACGGCCGGGCTGAACTACGCCGTGCAGCAGGGTGCGCGGGTCGTGAACATGAGTCTGGGGTTGATCGGCAGCAATCCCGACCCGGCTTTGGGAAGCGCCATTCAGGCGGCCGCGCAGGCGGACGTCCTCATGGTTGCGGCGGCGGGAAACACTGCCGGGGACGGCCTGTACTACCCGGCGGCCGACCCGAACGTGGTCGCGGTCGGTGCGCTGGGAGACAGCGACGACCTCGCGTGTTACAGCGCCCGCCCGCGGAGCGGCGACAAGGCGCTCGATTTCGTGGCACCCGGCGGGAACGCCGGAACGGGAACCAGCAACTGCTACAGCTACTCCGGCACGCAGGTCCTGACGCTCACCACCACCCGGAACGGCAGTTATACCCTGGAGGCCGGGACGAGCGAGGCTGCCCCGCTGGTGACCGGCGCGGCGGCCCTCGTGCGCGCGGCGCGCCCTGACCTGAGTGCCGCGCAGGTGCTGGGTGTCCTGAGGAACAGTGCGCGGACCGTCGCGGGCGGGAAGCTCCTCGATGTGGGCGCGGCGGTGAACCTCGCGAAGGTCGCGGCGGCCGGCGCGGCGCGTCCGTACACGCTCACGGTGACGGCCCTGCAGAATGGCCAGTCCGTGAAGACGTTCAGTTCGGCCGGGACGCTGACGGCCACGCAGTCGGCCGTGCCGTACTCGCTGTCGGGCGTCCCGGTCGGCAGTGTGACGCTGCAGTCGACGTTGACCGTGAACGGGCTCGCGTACAGCGGCAGCGTGAACATCAGCGCCGTGCAGGATCAGGGGGGCGTGACGATCGGTACCCGCTGA
- a CDS encoding replication initiator protein A, whose translation MAKKLVKSKAAPRPIGELTQFDETNLTRLGLISIQERIPESYTTWVNTFDVNGHDGELSCFSPSEVGGVPHGLDGDFVTALNAMYLEQGAPNDGYVHTTAYNLIQRAGFEDSGQNYDRLQVALKRLRAAQFKIAQAWRRRDEGATGWVSVEFSYISQIRQSTPEGRSLTQGTTLSIQLADPVAESIRNRYMHPLDLEFLTTLKRPLARALYRLLNSRRYNEHDPLHPALEFSVLVSDWARDCKLTETIPARIKRNLNEAHDELITRGFLTEVIFEGRGKAARFTYRFGDAGNPEPAVEVMPDSPLLQALLGYQVARNVALKLVKDHGEAHVTTRLELFEALLRHGYQARNRSALLVDVIKDQDGKYLNPEAGRAAVEPEVSVVAAARPVRKLPKAEQAAMTEDEDARVEAAYRALPKAEQAAQVVSALKMLLRQSAGEGVLARVQSAIAAGHVDGRDLLRQASRAASELTLQSFVEDLRQLAGRDLP comes from the coding sequence ATGGCGAAGAAGCTGGTCAAGTCCAAGGCGGCTCCGCGGCCCATCGGCGAACTCACGCAGTTCGACGAGACCAACCTCACGCGACTCGGCCTGATCAGCATTCAGGAGCGCATCCCGGAGAGCTACACCACCTGGGTGAACACCTTCGACGTGAACGGGCACGACGGCGAGCTCTCCTGCTTCTCGCCGAGCGAGGTGGGGGGCGTTCCACACGGCCTGGACGGTGATTTCGTGACGGCTCTGAACGCCATGTACCTCGAGCAGGGCGCACCGAACGACGGGTATGTGCACACCACCGCGTACAACCTGATCCAGCGGGCCGGGTTCGAGGACAGCGGTCAGAACTACGACCGCCTGCAGGTGGCCCTCAAACGCCTGCGGGCCGCCCAGTTCAAGATCGCGCAGGCCTGGCGGCGCCGCGATGAGGGCGCCACCGGCTGGGTGAGCGTGGAGTTCAGCTACATCAGCCAGATCCGCCAGAGCACGCCCGAGGGGCGCAGCCTCACGCAGGGGACCACCCTGAGTATCCAGCTGGCCGACCCGGTCGCGGAATCCATCCGGAACCGGTACATGCACCCGCTGGACCTGGAGTTCCTGACAACCCTCAAACGTCCGCTGGCACGCGCGCTGTACCGCCTGCTGAACAGCCGCCGCTACAACGAGCACGACCCGCTGCACCCGGCCTTGGAGTTCAGCGTGCTCGTCTCGGACTGGGCGCGTGACTGCAAGCTCACCGAGACCATTCCGGCGCGCATCAAACGCAACCTGAACGAGGCGCACGACGAGCTGATCACCCGCGGATTCCTGACCGAGGTCATCTTCGAGGGGCGCGGGAAGGCGGCGCGGTTCACGTACCGCTTCGGGGACGCGGGGAATCCCGAGCCGGCCGTGGAGGTCATGCCGGACTCGCCGTTGCTGCAGGCGCTGCTGGGGTATCAGGTGGCGCGCAACGTGGCCCTGAAGCTCGTCAAGGATCACGGGGAGGCGCACGTCACGACGCGGCTGGAACTGTTCGAGGCCCTTCTGCGGCACGGGTACCAGGCGCGGAACCGCAGTGCGTTGCTGGTGGACGTGATCAAGGATCAGGACGGCAAGTACCTGAACCCGGAGGCGGGACGGGCCGCGGTGGAGCCGGAGGTGAGTGTGGTCGCTGCGGCGCGTCCGGTCAGGAAGCTGCCGAAGGCGGAGCAGGCCGCGATGACGGAGGACGAGGATGCGCGCGTGGAGGCGGCGTACCGGGCGCTGCCGAAGGCGGAACAGGCCGCGCAGGTGGTGTCGGCCCTGAAGATGCTGCTGCGTCAGTCGGCCGGAGAGGGAGTGCTGGCGCGCGTGCAGTCGGCCATCGCGGCGGGGCACGTGGATGGCCGTGACCTGCTGCGTCAGGCGAGCCGCGCGGCGAGCGAGCTGACGCTGCAGAGCTTCGTGGAGGACCTGCGGCAGCTGGCAGGTCGTGACCTGCCCTGA
- a CDS encoding acyl-CoA thioesterase: MSVPPADRHVIRRTVGYADLNELGGLSTPVALRWIEEAARAHAEAVGVGAPRMLEERTMVVVRQHAMHLHHPARTGDVLEIETRVMEAGGPRAVRQNEVRRALDGRVLLTCRTEWVWIDPQTGRPRRLGRPFVEAYGF, from the coding sequence ATGAGCGTCCCGCCTGCCGACCGGCACGTCATCCGCAGGACGGTCGGTTACGCCGACCTGAACGAACTCGGTGGCCTGAGCACACCCGTCGCCCTGCGCTGGATCGAGGAGGCCGCCCGCGCACACGCGGAGGCCGTCGGGGTGGGCGCGCCGCGCATGCTGGAGGAACGCACCATGGTGGTCGTCCGCCAGCACGCCATGCATCTGCACCACCCTGCCCGTACAGGCGACGTACTGGAAATCGAGACACGGGTGATGGAGGCAGGCGGACCAAGGGCCGTGCGGCAGAACGAGGTCCGGCGGGCACTGGACGGGCGGGTGCTGCTCACCTGCCGCACCGAGTGGGTGTGGATCGATCCGCAGACGGGACGGCCCCGTCGTCTAGGACGGCCCTTTGTCGAGGCCTACGGATTCTGA